In the genome of Peromyscus eremicus chromosome 1, PerEre_H2_v1, whole genome shotgun sequence, the window AGGTTATTACATAACACTACAGTGATGGAGCAATGGGATCTTATCCTTCTATATGGAAGACTCCAACATGTCAAAGAAAAAGGGTGGCTGGTAAGTATTTGGTTAGTATCTTTTGATAAGGAATTAGATTGAGAGACAGGGCATTAATAGCAACATTTGGGGATGTGTCTGTTGAGTGTGTTtccagagaaaaaaaatggagtaggGGCAACCCACCTGACTGTGGGCAGGGGACCATGGCATGGCTGAGACCCATCATTCCAatgttgccatgctccccttcCAAAATGAGCTATTATGCTGCCAACAAATCTTCCctccatttaaatttttttcaagtttgCATCACAGCAATGAAGAAATTGATTAATCCATGGAGGAGTGTGTGTGGACTCCCCTGCCTCAGTGGATTGATGGCCATTTCTGCCTCTCCAGATTCACTCTTCCAGAGTTTCCCTATCTCAGCAATGTGGGTGTCAGATCTATGGGGATTGACTGCCTTAGTCTCTGGGTTCAGCCTTTGCATGTCCAAAAGGGCAGTGACAATTGGAATATGAATTCCTGGCTCCCTCCTTACAGAGCCACTGCTGGGCAGGATGCAAGTTTCAGCCCAGAATGAAAACTCTAAAAACATCAGTCAGTGAGATGGTTCATTGTGGGTAATGGGACCTGCCTCTCTCTAAGCTTATGAATTGAGTTCAATGCCCCAGAACCACATTGTGGAAGAATAGAACCAAAtcctcacacacacaagcagctGAGGGTCACAGGTCAGACTGAGTAAGGCCCAGCGACCAGTGATCCCCTAGGTCCCAGTGAGGCCCTGTGCTTTAGCTACAGCaccaggaaaaagaaagcaaagcaaagcaaagcgaAGCAGCCTTGGAGTCACCCATGTGTTGTGAAAGTTTCCTCTGAGatggaaacattccatcctgcagggcaGCTACTTAAGCAGGAAgctaaacaactcaaaataacttcaggaagttcctgaaaccaACCAGATCCCCCAGTCCCCTCTCAGCCAGGGCAAGCAGTAAGTTACAAAGGAGACtcagagaccagaccagctgcctgcaagaggtttagaccaactgaggcacctggaaaagaCACCCTCCAGCCTGTGGAGCTGCCTGTAGGCTGTGCCATGTTCCCCAGgatcccagctctgggagctcTCACTCATGCAGTGGTAGGCTTTGGTGATGAGCTGTcttggagtcatttctgctcctgtaagtaattctTGACCCAAACATTTTCTTGTAACTCTAATATAAAACggattggttcaccaagttggactttggccAAGGGGTCCCAATCTGCAGTGAGTAGATGTGTATGTTGAGTCTCCCCAGGAAACATTTTGTCACACAGCACTATGGAGGCCAGGCCTTGGCAGAGCAATGGATCCCACCATTGGTGTTCAGCTGGTCACATTGAAAAACAAGTATTTGGGGAAAAAACAGTGAGTTTATTATTCCGCATGTGTGTTGAACATGTGTATGTGTCCCCTCTGGGGCACAGTGAGTTCAGTGTCTCCCATGTAGAAatatcaggaggcagagatgtgtGGTGAGGGTTGATGGCACCAGGACAGCACAGGCTGACACTTCCAAGTGTAAGGTCATAGGTTATGATGTCAGAGGAGGGATGGGTGTGGGTGGCCAATAGGGATTAGGAATCACAGGAAAATGGGTTCATCAGAGAGGACCAAGCCCTCCAGACAAAGGGCTAAAGAGAGCCCCAGCCCTAACACCCAAGCCAGGGTGACAGGGACAAACATATGTGGGGATGAATTTATAGTGATTGAGTTCACATTTTCCAACACGCTGAAGATCCCAAGTGTTTCGTCTCtcttaaatatgtttttagtCATCACGTCCAGACATCCTTTAATGCTAAAATTGGCATTAACTCCACCTAGAAGATGAAGATCCAGTCAGGttcaaagggaaggaagggatagTTCAGGAAACCTAAAAAAAAACTCACACCCAGGAATCCAGGCTCAAGCCCTCTTTCTATGGATGCAGGAGCCCAGGTTCTGAATTTTTCCCTCAGTCCCAGGGTTCTCCATCCACACTCCCTCTGCTACAGCAATGAGGGCCTCTGACCTCCCCTCACACCCAGGGTTCAGTCTCCATCCCTCCTGCTGAGTCTCTGGAGTCAtggcctctgtctccctcatCCTGGGGATGCAGCCTCCAGCACTCACCTCCTTCAATGGCAATTTCACCATCATAACAACCAGTGTCCTTTGGACAGAAGACAAAGTTTTTGTGGCAGGAGCCCCAATAGTGCAAGCAGACAGGACACCTGTTGATTTTTGACTGATCGGCggctgaggagagaggaggagttggctgtacagtgtgctctCAGCTGCAGCCCCAGACAGATCGCTCAAGTCTGTGTGCCCAGATCCCATACTTGCAATATGAAGGCCCCTAAGGAGGACTCTGGTGGTGTTATCGCTGTTGCACAGATCAGCATGACAGGTCTCGTGATATATGGCAGCCAAAATTCCAGGACCATAAGAATACATAAGGACAGTGCCGTTATCAGGATATATACCCACACCCGAGTAATCATACATACGGATATTGTGGACATCCTCATCCTTAGGGATGCCTGTACCTTTGCTCCCCACTAGGAGAGATTTGGGACCTAAGAGAGACAAGAGTGAAAGCCAGGCTTGGATGGGGAGGATGGCCAGGCCTGGGAGCCCACTTCTTGGGTCCCGTGATGTTCCCAGTCACAGGGAGAGCACAGTGCCCAGTGACAATGGGACCCAGCATGTCCTGTGTCCGCCAAAGCCTGCAGCACAAGCCTGGCTCCTTCTGCCCTGCCCCTGCACATCCTGTTGAACAGTCTCCACAGTCTGCCCTGAGCCCTCCTACAGGCTGCAGCCTCACTCTGCTCACCATCTCCTCTACCCTGCTGGATTTGTCTGCACACTCTGCCCTTCACACCCACAGCTGCCTCCCTGTGgtctgcttctctctcctttcccacttCTGTAAAGCTGCAAAAGGACTCAGTGGCTTAGCAGAGTCCCAATCAGGCTCTcagcatccttccttccctctttttatccctccctcctcccttccctcccttttttcttatgtttttccAACCCTGAGTCTCATCCAGTCCAGGCTCCtctggaactccctatatagcTGCAGGTGAAGTCGACTGTCTCCACCCACAGCTCCATGCTGCCATTACAGacaggtgccaccacacccagttcacaTGGTAGTGGGGAGCAAGTCCAGGGTTTTCCCCCTAATTACCACAGGACTACCTTATATATTCCTATCATGACCCAGATAACAAGGCACAGA includes:
- the LOC131924933 gene encoding CD177 antigen-like, which codes for MAACCIQYFLLLFLLGFTPFSDSLLCKEGVMVTFGSGFPKTLVDWTSQGTKIAGPKEACYETLVLIDVGPKSLLVGSKGTGIPKDEDVHNIRMYDYSGVGIYPDNGTVLMYSYGPGILAAIYHETCHADLCNSDNTTRVLLRGLHIATADQSKINRCPVCLHYWGSCHKNFVFCPKDTGCYDGEIAIEGGGVNANFSIKGCLDVMTKNIFKRDETLGIFSVLENVNSITINSSPHMFVPVTLAWVLGLGLSLALCLEGLVLSDEPIFL